One Thermodesulfobacteriota bacterium DNA segment encodes these proteins:
- a CDS encoding sigma-70 family RNA polymerase sigma factor has product MPAADSAGISEIERELRELINKISRGCESALGRLYDRMISQVYGLALKILRSTAEADEVSADVFKQIWDKARDYAPDRGTPSAWLITLTRSRAIDKLRSESKRKSLHDPLHDDLPSQADPPDETTETREKRALIERALAELTPKQRESIELAYFHGLTQTEISARMNEPLGTVKSWMRAGMMRLRDIIGTGY; this is encoded by the coding sequence ATGCCTGCGGCTGATAGTGCCGGAATATCCGAGATCGAGAGGGAGCTGAGGGAGCTCATAAACAAGATCTCGCGCGGCTGCGAATCGGCTCTCGGAAGGCTCTACGACAGGATGATATCCCAGGTCTACGGGCTCGCGCTCAAGATCCTCCGCAGCACTGCGGAGGCCGACGAGGTATCCGCCGACGTATTCAAGCAGATATGGGACAAGGCCCGCGACTATGCGCCAGACCGCGGCACGCCGTCCGCGTGGCTTATCACGCTCACGAGGAGCCGCGCGATAGACAAGCTGAGGTCGGAGAGTAAAAGGAAAAGCCTCCACGACCCGCTCCACGACGATTTACCCTCACAGGCGGACCCTCCGGATGAGACAACTGAAACGAGGGAGAAGCGCGCGCTCATCGAGAGGGCGCTCGCGGAGCTCACCCCCAAGCAGAGGGAGTCGATAGAGCTCGCCTATTTCCACGGGCTCACGCAGACGGAGATATCGGCCCGGATGAACGAGCCGCTCGGCACGGTGAAGAGCTGGATGCGCGCCGGGATGATGAGGCTGAGAGATATAATCGGGACCGGATACTGA
- a CDS encoding YbhB/YbcL family Raf kinase inhibitor-like protein: protein MKITSPDFEEGGMMPRETTCEGRDESPELHISGVPEGTKSLALICDDPDAPGGTFVHWLVWNIPPDTKKIERGKEPKGILGVNGFGGRGYRGPSPPSGTHRYFFRLFALSEALSLREGSKKQALKEAMDPYIIAKAELMGKYRRG from the coding sequence ATGAAGATAACGAGCCCCGATTTCGAAGAGGGTGGGATGATGCCGAGGGAGACAACCTGCGAGGGCAGGGACGAGTCCCCTGAGCTTCACATATCGGGAGTCCCGGAGGGGACGAAATCGCTCGCGCTGATATGCGACGACCCTGACGCCCCGGGCGGCACGTTCGTACACTGGCTCGTGTGGAATATTCCTCCCGATACCAAAAAGATAGAGCGCGGGAAAGAGCCAAAGGGGATTCTTGGCGTAAACGGCTTCGGGGGGAGAGGATACCGAGGGCCCTCCCCTCCCTCGGGAACACACAGGTACTTCTTCAGGCTCTTTGCGCTGAGTGAAGCGCTCAGCCTCAGGGAGGGCTCGAAGAAGCAGGCGCTCAAGGAGGCGATGGACCCTTACATCATAGCCAAAGCGGAGCTGATGGGGAAATACAGGAGGGGGTAG
- a CDS encoding DUF3147 family protein, translating into MLYIIIKTVLTAAVIVGVSEIGKRHTAFAAMLAALPLTSLLAMLWLYADTKDAGRIADLSISIFWLVLPTLLFFLILPWMLRHSFNFWVSMAASSGVMIAFYLAYAALGRKLGLPL; encoded by the coding sequence ATGCTATATATCATTATTAAGACTGTGTTAACGGCTGCCGTGATCGTCGGCGTATCGGAGATCGGGAAGAGGCATACGGCGTTCGCCGCCATGCTCGCTGCGCTTCCGCTCACATCGCTCCTCGCTATGCTGTGGCTCTATGCCGATACGAAGGACGCGGGGAGGATCGCCGACCTGTCCATAAGCATATTCTGGCTGGTCCTTCCGACCCTCCTCTTCTTCCTGATCCTGCCCTGGATGCTGAGGCATAGTTTCAATTTCTGGGTGTCTATGGCGGCGTCGTCAGGGGTTATGATAGCGTTTTATCTCGCGTACGCCGCTCTCGGGAGGAAGCTCGGGCTCCCGCTCTAG
- the tpiA gene encoding triose-phosphate isomerase, with product MRKRLIAGNWKMNMLRGEAAGLARGVVERTKGMAEKVDIILAPPFTDLETVGKELRGTGITIAAQNVFWEEKGAFTGEVSPGMLADAGCTWVIIGHSERRRILRETDEMVRMKIGASLKAGLKVIVCVGETLEERERGQTVKVVDGQVVKALTGVGLDDPSGLVIAYEPVWAIGTGHHATPAEAEIVQAAIREIAGNILGDPASRMRIIYGGSVNEENIGDLLAEPDIDGALVGGASLKAESMASIVETAGEK from the coding sequence ATGAGAAAGAGGCTCATAGCGGGCAACTGGAAGATGAACATGCTGAGGGGGGAAGCGGCCGGGCTCGCGCGCGGGGTCGTGGAAAGGACGAAGGGAATGGCGGAGAAAGTCGACATAATACTCGCCCCGCCGTTTACCGACCTTGAAACCGTGGGGAAGGAGCTGCGGGGGACGGGCATCACGATCGCCGCCCAGAACGTATTCTGGGAGGAGAAGGGGGCGTTTACAGGCGAGGTTTCGCCCGGTATGCTTGCCGATGCCGGCTGCACGTGGGTGATAATAGGCCACTCCGAAAGGAGGCGCATACTCCGCGAGACGGACGAAATGGTGAGGATGAAGATAGGCGCATCGCTTAAGGCCGGCCTCAAGGTGATCGTCTGCGTAGGCGAGACGCTCGAGGAGAGAGAGCGGGGGCAGACGGTAAAGGTGGTCGACGGGCAGGTTGTCAAGGCGCTCACCGGGGTCGGTCTGGACGACCCGTCCGGACTCGTAATCGCGTACGAGCCCGTATGGGCCATAGGGACCGGCCATCACGCGACCCCTGCCGAGGCGGAGATCGTGCAGGCTGCAATCCGCGAAATAGCGGGTAATATATTGGGGGACCCGGCCTCCCGTATGAGGATAATCTACGGGGGGAGCGTTAACGAAGAAAATATAGGAGACCTGCTTGCCGAGCCCGATATAGACGGCGCTCTCGTCGGAGGCGCGAGCCTCAAAGCGGAATCGATGGCAAGCATAGTCGAGACAGCAGGAGAGAAATAG
- a CDS encoding anti-sigma factor gives MTEDPRLEELIPLYALGVLEGDELREAERLIGEGSPRAVELLKQYEGVTSLLPYSAGAASPGPGVRREIMEYARKSARRRRAAGEAREGGLAERLRPFFFGLGGALAAAVIVFLFVNNLSLRGTLREEKAVVGDLRAKVSGQEEEIKSLKNLLAEKEGMVGGLEAKLASLEEITEFMEDQEIVLIRMERSDPGIRAAGRVLWDTEESDALLYCLDLPKAPPGKTYQWWVLVGGVPKSVGVFDVDEEGDSVILIDSLKKYGRIEKFIVTVEPDGGARKPTGKELLRGQSI, from the coding sequence ATGACCGAAGACCCAAGACTCGAAGAATTGATCCCGCTTTACGCGCTCGGCGTGCTCGAGGGCGATGAGCTCAGGGAGGCGGAGCGCCTGATAGGGGAGGGCTCGCCCCGCGCGGTCGAGCTGCTCAAGCAGTACGAGGGGGTGACGTCTCTCCTGCCGTATTCGGCGGGTGCGGCCTCGCCCGGCCCCGGCGTCAGGCGCGAGATAATGGAGTACGCGAGGAAGAGCGCACGCAGGCGGAGGGCCGCGGGAGAAGCACGCGAGGGCGGCCTTGCGGAAAGGCTCAGGCCCTTCTTCTTCGGCCTCGGCGGGGCTCTGGCCGCCGCTGTAATCGTTTTCCTTTTCGTGAACAACCTATCGCTCCGGGGGACACTCCGCGAGGAGAAAGCGGTCGTCGGGGATCTCCGGGCAAAGGTTTCGGGCCAGGAAGAGGAGATAAAATCGCTCAAGAACCTGCTCGCGGAAAAGGAGGGCATGGTGGGAGGGCTCGAAGCCAAGCTCGCGAGCCTGGAGGAAATAACGGAGTTTATGGAAGACCAGGAGATAGTGCTCATCAGGATGGAGAGGTCTGACCCCGGGATACGCGCCGCGGGAAGGGTGCTCTGGGATACGGAAGAGAGCGACGCGCTCCTTTACTGCCTCGACCTGCCCAAGGCGCCTCCGGGAAAGACCTACCAGTGGTGGGTCTTGGTGGGCGGTGTGCCCAAGAGCGTCGGAGTGTTCGACGTGGACGAGGAAGGGGACAGCGTAATTCTGATAGACTCGCTGAAGAAATATGGAAGGATAGAGAAGTTCATTGTCACCGTCGAGCCCGACGGCGGCGCGAGAAAGCCTACAGGCAAAGAGCTCCTGAGGGGGCAGTCGATATAA
- a CDS encoding TIGR01212 family radical SAM protein (This family includes YhcC from E. coli K-12, an uncharacterized radical SAM protein.) produces the protein MKRRYNSYHDYLKERFGCRVNKVSLDMGFTCPNRDGSLARGGCVYCNNDSFVPPYARARYSMHDQLTGGMEYLKKRFKAEKFIVYFQAYTNTYGGVSELESMYREALKYEGVVGIAVGTRSDCVDEEKLDMFERLAKECYVSLEYGIESVYDKSLEFMNRGHDYRSVVEALELSKGRGFELGAHIILGLPTETREEMLAMADEVSSLPIDCIKIHNLHIVKGTPLARMYRDEPFELFGYEEYVDFIVRFVERLSPDIIVERFFTDTPRSLLIAPGWNRSHIEVIRGIENELERRGTYQGRLYAGDAPGHVPSISRAPGVTR, from the coding sequence ATGAAGAGGCGCTACAACTCCTACCACGATTACCTGAAAGAGAGGTTCGGATGCAGGGTGAACAAAGTCTCCCTCGACATGGGGTTCACCTGCCCTAACAGGGACGGGTCGCTTGCCCGCGGGGGCTGCGTATACTGCAACAACGACAGCTTCGTCCCCCCATACGCCCGCGCCCGCTATTCCATGCACGACCAGCTCACGGGGGGAATGGAATATCTAAAAAAGAGATTCAAGGCAGAGAAGTTCATAGTCTACTTCCAGGCGTACACGAACACGTACGGCGGCGTCTCGGAGCTCGAAAGCATGTACAGGGAGGCGCTCAAATACGAGGGCGTCGTCGGCATCGCCGTCGGCACGAGGTCAGACTGCGTCGACGAGGAGAAGCTGGATATGTTCGAGAGGCTCGCTAAAGAGTGCTACGTCTCGCTCGAATACGGGATCGAGTCCGTTTACGACAAGTCGCTCGAGTTCATGAACAGGGGCCACGATTACCGCTCGGTCGTGGAGGCGCTGGAGTTATCGAAGGGGAGAGGGTTCGAGCTCGGCGCGCATATCATACTCGGCCTGCCCACGGAGACGCGGGAAGAGATGCTCGCCATGGCGGACGAGGTGTCGTCGCTCCCCATAGACTGCATCAAAATTCACAACCTGCACATAGTCAAAGGCACGCCCCTGGCGAGGATGTACAGGGACGAGCCTTTCGAGCTCTTCGGGTACGAGGAATACGTAGACTTCATCGTGAGGTTTGTCGAGAGACTCTCGCCCGATATTATCGTCGAGCGCTTCTTCACGGACACCCCGAGGAGCCTCCTCATCGCCCCCGGCTGGAACAGGTCGCACATAGAGGTGATAAGGGGCATAGAAAACGAGCTCGAGAGGCGCGGTACGTACCAGGGCAGGCTCTATGCCGGGGACGCTCCCGGACATGTCCCGTCTATCTCGAGAGCGCCGGGAGTTACCCGGTGA
- the secG gene encoding preprotein translocase subunit SecG, with the protein MELIIFSVKIIHIIVSILLIIVVLLQPGKSGDLGSIFGGGTSESIFGSSGAVPFLVKVTRGLAILFLLTSLSLGYFAASTGGKSVVTDVPGAAVEETVPAEEAPASVTEPADEAASPETPASNESATQPGDTAGDESGNTGDGAQDKN; encoded by the coding sequence GTGGAGCTTATAATATTTTCGGTCAAGATAATTCATATAATAGTGAGCATACTGCTCATTATAGTCGTGCTGCTCCAGCCCGGAAAGAGCGGCGACCTGGGGTCGATATTCGGGGGAGGAACGAGCGAGTCCATATTCGGATCGAGCGGCGCAGTCCCGTTCCTGGTCAAGGTGACGAGGGGACTCGCGATACTGTTCCTGCTTACTTCCCTTTCGCTGGGATACTTCGCTGCGAGCACGGGGGGCAAGTCGGTTGTTACCGACGTGCCCGGGGCCGCGGTCGAGGAGACGGTGCCTGCGGAGGAAGCCCCTGCAAGCGTAACGGAGCCCGCGGACGAGGCGGCTTCGCCTGAAACCCCCGCCTCGAACGAATCCGCCACTCAGCCCGGAGACACTGCGGGGGACGAGAGCGGGAATACGGGCGACGGGGCGCAGGACAAGAACTAA
- the def gene encoding peptide deformylase, with protein MALRKILTYPDPFLRKKCAPVEEIDGEVLRLLDDMAETMYEARGVGLAASQIGVDKRVVVIDISPRYLDTDEEEEEDAEDGRKAEYEGPGLIELINPEIISSDGEIIAEEACLSIPGFTSDVKRKQKVRIEAYNREGEMVEIEAEDLLARVFQHEIDHLNGVLFIDRLSRLKRELIKRKIEKELGKEEKRYAVL; from the coding sequence ATGGCGCTCCGTAAAATACTTACATATCCTGACCCGTTTCTGAGAAAGAAATGCGCCCCTGTCGAAGAGATCGACGGCGAGGTGCTGAGGCTGCTTGACGACATGGCTGAGACCATGTACGAGGCGCGCGGGGTCGGGCTCGCCGCTTCCCAGATAGGGGTCGATAAAAGGGTGGTGGTCATTGATATAAGCCCGAGGTATCTGGACACGGACGAGGAAGAGGAAGAGGATGCGGAAGACGGGCGGAAGGCCGAGTACGAGGGGCCCGGACTTATCGAGCTCATAAATCCCGAGATAATCTCCTCCGATGGCGAAATCATCGCGGAGGAGGCGTGCCTCAGCATCCCCGGTTTCACGAGCGATGTGAAGAGGAAGCAGAAGGTCAGGATCGAGGCTTACAACAGGGAAGGGGAGATGGTGGAGATCGAGGCCGAAGACCTCCTCGCGCGCGTATTCCAGCACGAGATCGACCACCTGAACGGAGTGCTCTTCATCGACAGGCTCTCCCGCCTCAAACGCGAACTCATAAAGCGCAAGATCGAGAAAGAGCTCGGGAAAGAGGAAAAGAGATACGCGGTGCTGTGA
- the nth gene encoding endonuclease III: MKAKGDVPRACPLFFIPKMAEKGKSRKGAVKDGESRAEKKKRALAILKILRDEYPKARCHLNYTNALELLIGCILSAQCTDKRVNEVTKSLFRKYPDAAHFARAESAALEDEIHSCGFYKAKAKSILACTKALVGEYGGEVPASMEKLTKLAGVGRKTANVVLGNWFGIPGIIVDTHIMRLSKRLRLTSNTDATKIEFDLRELIPEKDWTFFSNSLGDHGRTVCFARKPRCGECVISHLCPSAGKV; this comes from the coding sequence ATGAAAGCGAAAGGGGACGTGCCTCGGGCATGTCCCCTTTTTTTTATTCCGAAGATGGCCGAAAAAGGGAAAAGTCGGAAAGGAGCCGTGAAGGACGGCGAGAGCCGGGCGGAGAAGAAAAAGAGGGCGCTCGCAATACTCAAGATACTGAGAGATGAGTACCCCAAGGCGAGGTGCCACCTCAACTACACGAACGCGCTCGAGCTTCTGATAGGGTGCATACTGTCGGCCCAGTGCACGGACAAACGCGTGAACGAAGTGACGAAGAGCCTCTTCAGGAAATACCCGGATGCCGCACATTTCGCCCGGGCCGAAAGTGCCGCGCTCGAGGATGAGATACACTCCTGCGGGTTCTATAAGGCCAAGGCGAAATCTATACTCGCGTGCACGAAGGCGCTCGTCGGGGAATACGGGGGAGAGGTGCCGGCTTCGATGGAGAAGCTCACGAAGCTCGCGGGCGTCGGCAGGAAGACCGCGAACGTAGTGCTCGGGAACTGGTTCGGCATACCGGGGATAATCGTAGACACGCACATCATGCGGTTATCAAAGAGGCTCAGGCTCACTTCGAACACGGACGCTACGAAGATCGAATTCGACCTCCGGGAACTCATACCCGAGAAAGACTGGACGTTCTTCTCGAACTCGCTCGGCGACCACGGGCGTACGGTCTGTTTCGCGCGTAAACCCCGCTGCGGCGAATGCGTCATAAGCCACCTCTGCCCCTCGGCAGGAAAAGTCTAG
- a CDS encoding CorA family divalent cation transporter has product MRITSYIIGEDLHLEEETSVATFSDRISDGRPRWIDIVSPLDDELRTILSPLVHDDSIVENFILMDRNLPVAHSEKELYFEFPIIRDMVTFDLENISFLCMPHLLITIHDNEIESLNKLSQDLCKHLHLQRATIASLLFNLMAELVEKNYFLYRDQREKITKLSNKVIKGQNSIDVRTILHLKKNIGRINIMIEDQLYCINTIQIYEGVAFDIGKQRRNFNNLEDEVRNGFRFLSRYENRLEDIHKHYELMLQEKTNNRLKVLTIVAAIFLPLNLVAGIYGMNFEYIPTLDWAFGYHTAIALMIIVAVAMVYYFYRHGWFK; this is encoded by the coding sequence TTGAGGATAACATCTTATATAATAGGCGAAGACCTGCACCTCGAGGAAGAAACGTCCGTCGCTACTTTTTCGGATAGGATCAGTGACGGCAGGCCCAGGTGGATCGACATAGTAAGCCCTCTCGACGATGAGCTGAGGACAATACTTTCGCCCCTCGTCCACGACGACTCCATAGTAGAGAATTTCATATTGATGGATCGCAACCTGCCCGTGGCGCATTCGGAAAAAGAGCTCTATTTCGAATTCCCCATCATAAGGGACATGGTCACGTTCGACCTCGAGAACATATCCTTCCTCTGCATGCCTCATCTCCTGATAACGATCCACGACAACGAGATCGAGTCGCTCAACAAGCTGTCACAGGACCTGTGCAAGCACCTCCATCTCCAGAGGGCCACGATAGCGTCGCTCCTGTTCAACCTCATGGCCGAGCTCGTGGAGAAGAACTACTTCCTCTACAGGGACCAGAGGGAGAAGATCACGAAGCTCAGCAACAAGGTGATAAAGGGACAGAACTCGATAGACGTCAGGACCATCCTCCATCTGAAGAAGAATATAGGACGCATAAACATAATGATCGAGGACCAGCTCTACTGCATCAACACCATACAGATTTACGAAGGGGTGGCTTTCGATATAGGCAAGCAGCGGAGGAACTTCAACAACCTCGAGGACGAAGTCCGCAACGGTTTCAGGTTCCTCAGCAGGTACGAGAACAGGCTCGAGGACATACACAAGCACTACGAGCTGATGCTCCAGGAAAAGACCAACAACAGGCTCAAGGTGCTGACCATCGTGGCTGCGATATTCCTGCCCCTTAACCTCGTAGCCGGAATTTACGGAATGAACTTCGAGTATATACCCACCCTCGATTGGGCGTTCGGATATCACACCGCAATAGCGCTCATGATAATAGTCGCCGTGGCGATGGTCTATTACTTCTACCGCCACGGCTGGTTCAAGTGA
- a CDS encoding Bax inhibitor-1/YccA family protein, producing the protein MKSSNPALGEKTFQRLAPGYTGVGQMTINGTINKTLILLVLVTVPALWVWDMFAKSGVAAVSPWLYGGLIGGLVVAMVTIFKKEWAPYSAPVYALLEGLVIGGISAYAEAQFKGIVFQAVALTFGTLFSLLIAYRSGVIKVTEKFRLGVVAATGAIFLVYLVSIVIGFFGVNVPLIYSGGTIGILFSLFVVVIAALNLVLDFDFIEQGAAQGAPKYMEWYGAFGLMVTLIWLYIEFLRLLTKLRQ; encoded by the coding sequence ATAAAAAGCTCTAACCCCGCTCTCGGAGAAAAGACTTTCCAGAGGCTCGCGCCCGGCTATACGGGCGTAGGGCAGATGACGATAAACGGCACCATAAACAAGACCCTCATACTCCTCGTGCTCGTCACCGTCCCGGCCCTCTGGGTCTGGGACATGTTCGCCAAATCGGGCGTCGCGGCCGTGAGCCCCTGGCTCTACGGAGGGCTCATAGGCGGGCTCGTAGTCGCAATGGTCACGATATTCAAGAAGGAGTGGGCGCCTTACTCGGCCCCCGTGTACGCGCTGCTCGAAGGGCTCGTCATAGGCGGCATATCCGCTTACGCCGAGGCCCAGTTCAAGGGGATAGTGTTCCAGGCCGTCGCTCTCACTTTCGGCACGCTCTTCTCGCTTCTCATCGCATACAGGTCGGGCGTCATAAAGGTGACGGAGAAGTTCAGGCTCGGGGTCGTGGCTGCCACGGGGGCGATATTCCTCGTATACCTGGTGTCCATAGTTATCGGGTTTTTCGGCGTTAACGTGCCTCTGATCTACTCGGGCGGCACGATCGGAATACTGTTCAGCCTGTTCGTCGTTGTGATAGCCGCTCTCAACCTCGTCCTCGATTTCGATTTCATAGAGCAGGGGGCCGCTCAGGGCGCGCCAAAGTACATGGAATGGTACGGGGCGTTCGGGCTCATGGTCACTCTGATATGGCTCTACATCGAATTCCTGAGGCTCCTCACGAAGCTGAGACAGTGA
- a CDS encoding pyridoxal phosphate-dependent aminotransferase, translating into MPSRLSEEISPFYVMEVLERAKEIEASGGSVVHFEVGMPDFSTPSVICDAAVEAIREGDTRYTHSLGISGLREAVSEDYENTYGVKVPPGRVIITLGSSPALFLSMLALLDPGDEVIITDPHYACYPQLIKIAGGVPVPVRVYEEEGYQIDAGRLRKAVTPRTKAILINSPANPTGTVLTPGVMSDVASLGVPVISDEIYHGLVYGPEARTILEFAESAIAVNGFSKLYSMPGWRLGYLIVPEELVRPVQKLQQNLFISPNPFVQRAGIAAIRQGKAEALGMVGEFDRRRRAMLEGLKELGFVLGAEPLGAFYVFVNASGISPDSHALAFDILEKARVAVTPGIDFGQGGEGYLRFSYAASLADIEEGMRRLGVYLNERKSGPQ; encoded by the coding sequence ATGCCGTCGAGGTTGTCCGAAGAAATTTCCCCGTTCTACGTAATGGAAGTGCTCGAAAGGGCGAAGGAGATAGAGGCCTCGGGCGGGAGCGTCGTGCACTTCGAGGTCGGGATGCCCGACTTCTCGACCCCCTCCGTTATTTGCGACGCCGCGGTCGAAGCGATAAGGGAAGGAGACACGAGGTATACTCACAGCCTCGGCATAAGCGGACTCAGGGAAGCCGTTTCGGAGGATTACGAAAATACTTACGGCGTAAAGGTCCCTCCCGGCCGCGTCATAATCACGCTCGGCAGCTCGCCCGCGCTCTTCCTTTCCATGCTCGCGCTCCTCGACCCCGGGGACGAAGTGATAATCACCGACCCCCACTACGCCTGCTACCCCCAGCTTATTAAGATAGCAGGCGGCGTGCCTGTGCCGGTGAGGGTATACGAGGAAGAGGGGTATCAGATCGACGCCGGAAGGTTAAGGAAGGCTGTCACCCCCCGGACGAAAGCCATACTCATCAACTCGCCCGCAAACCCGACGGGGACGGTGCTTACGCCCGGGGTAATGAGCGATGTAGCCTCTTTGGGCGTGCCTGTCATCTCGGACGAGATCTACCACGGGCTCGTTTACGGCCCCGAGGCGAGGACCATACTCGAATTCGCGGAGAGCGCCATAGCCGTGAACGGTTTCTCGAAGCTCTACTCGATGCCCGGCTGGAGATTGGGCTACCTCATCGTACCGGAAGAACTCGTAAGACCCGTGCAGAAGCTCCAGCAGAACCTCTTCATATCCCCGAACCCGTTCGTCCAGAGGGCGGGCATTGCCGCGATAAGACAGGGGAAGGCGGAGGCGCTCGGCATGGTCGGCGAATTCGACAGGAGGCGGAGGGCGATGCTGGAGGGTCTGAAAGAGCTCGGTTTCGTCCTCGGCGCGGAGCCCTTGGGCGCCTTCTACGTTTTCGTGAACGCGTCCGGCATAAGCCCGGACTCTCACGCGCTCGCGTTCGACATCCTCGAGAAGGCGCGCGTCGCGGTTACGCCCGGCATAGATTTCGGGCAGGGCGGAGAAGGTTATCTCAGGTTCTCGTATGCGGCCTCTCTGGCGGACATTGAGGAAGGGATGAGGAGGCTAGGGGTGTATCTGAACGAAAGGAAAAGCGGCCCACAATGA
- the pgk gene encoding phosphoglycerate kinase: protein MTLPSIAEIDIRDKKLLIRVDFDVAVTRSGEIPDTRKLTHALPTIRYAAGQKARVIIASHMSGAGGKVSRRHSLEPLGSKLSELLDCEIYFPENSIGDAVRKISGEMLPGSVMLLENLEFHKGELLNSPDFAKKLSEVAEVYVNEAFSVSHQQRASLLSIADYFDTVCIGLKFKEETENLGRITNPERPFAAVIGGSCSPGKIGLIESLMDRVDTILIGGAVAHTFLRALGRDIGRSEIDEGTIYSAKRLISSSMSRNIRLVIPEDFVAVRGDLKNDSHSYIISGGRIPKDSMAVDIGPETIRQFAKHIARARTVLWNGPLGMCERAGFGEGTRAVAKALSESEAWSAAVGDSTIDALEGGGCETGKCFLSRGGDASVEFIMNGTLPAIRALERRAR, encoded by the coding sequence ATGACTCTGCCGTCGATCGCTGAAATAGACATAAGGGACAAAAAGCTCCTAATAAGGGTCGATTTCGACGTGGCCGTCACGCGCTCCGGAGAAATACCGGATACGCGGAAATTAACACACGCGCTGCCGACGATAAGATACGCGGCCGGGCAGAAAGCGAGGGTGATAATAGCCTCCCACATGAGCGGTGCCGGGGGGAAGGTGAGCCGCAGACACTCGCTCGAGCCTCTCGGGAGCAAGTTGTCCGAGCTCCTCGACTGCGAGATATATTTCCCGGAGAATTCGATCGGGGACGCTGTAAGAAAAATATCGGGAGAGATGCTTCCGGGCTCCGTCATGCTGCTTGAGAACCTGGAGTTCCACAAGGGCGAGCTCCTGAACAGCCCGGACTTCGCGAAGAAGCTCTCTGAGGTGGCGGAGGTCTACGTGAACGAGGCGTTCTCCGTCTCTCATCAGCAGAGGGCGTCCCTCCTCTCTATCGCCGATTACTTCGATACAGTGTGCATAGGGTTAAAGTTCAAGGAAGAAACGGAGAACCTCGGCCGCATCACGAACCCGGAGCGCCCCTTCGCGGCCGTCATAGGCGGGAGCTGCTCTCCGGGCAAGATCGGGCTCATCGAGAGCCTCATGGACAGGGTCGATACTATTTTGATCGGGGGGGCTGTCGCCCACACGTTCCTCCGTGCGCTCGGCAGGGACATAGGGCGCTCCGAGATCGACGAGGGGACTATTTACAGCGCCAAGAGGCTAATTTCCTCCTCCATGTCGAGGAATATAAGACTCGTCATCCCGGAGGATTTCGTAGCGGTCAGAGGGGATTTGAAGAACGACTCCCATTCCTATATAATTTCGGGCGGCCGTATCCCGAAAGATTCCATGGCTGTAGATATAGGGCCGGAAACGATCAGGCAATTCGCGAAGCATATAGCGAGGGCGCGGACCGTGCTCTGGAACGGGCCCCTGGGTATGTGCGAGCGGGCCGGTTTCGGCGAGGGAACCCGGGCCGTGGCGAAGGCGCTTTCGGAGTCGGAAGCCTGGAGCGCGGCCGTAGGGGACAGCACTATCGACGCGCTCGAAGGCGGCGGGTGTGAGACCGGAAAGTGCTTTTTGTCGCGCGGGGGGGACGCGTCGGTCGAATTCATTATGAACGGGACGCTGCCCGCGATCCGGGCGCTCGAAAGGCGGGCAAGATGA
- a CDS encoding HU family DNA-binding protein, whose protein sequence is MKRSDIEKELADKFNLQPSQSEQILDTIIEHMTEVLEGGGRIEIRGFGSFFTKSYGSYEGRNPRTGAKVMVSSKKLPHFRPSRELITKLNGGNE, encoded by the coding sequence ATGAAGCGTTCAGATATAGAAAAGGAATTGGCCGATAAATTTAACCTTCAACCTTCGCAATCCGAGCAGATACTCGATACCATAATCGAGCATATGACGGAAGTGCTCGAAGGAGGCGGCAGGATCGAGATCAGGGGCTTCGGAAGCTTCTTCACGAAGAGCTACGGTTCTTACGAGGGCAGGAATCCCAGGACCGGCGCCAAGGTTATGGTATCGTCGAAGAAGCTCCCTCATTTCAGGCCGAGCAGAGAGCTTATAACGAAGCTGAACGGCGGGAACGAGTAG